A genomic region of Streptomyces rimosus contains the following coding sequences:
- a CDS encoding phosphopentomutase yields the protein MSRIVILVIDGFGVGAMPDAAVSRPGDAAADTLGHLLDDHRAATGRRLPLPVLEAFGLGLVHPHPDLASTPSLPVAGGRAELGYPGADTYAGHQTMVGADFSRVAVARLADHLGEVAAALRASGRRTELLAGRPLLVVGGGILVHDNLEADPGVNWNVSGLLEDSPFTEILDIARVVRSVAPVARVIAVGGRADGPLDTFVRDGDLGTVGLDTPACGFYRNGGLAVQHLGAPLDHSRRLPELAAGAGVPVTLVGKAADVLACDAALCCPAVGTTEVLGLTFDAVRRAPDTALIVSNVQETDLAGHQQDAPRYADVLRQADAGLGRLLGLLSSPGDRLIVTGDHGNDPVIGHAHHTREYVPVLIHRLEARGFDRLPTARTLADVGATAAAALGLRAAELGKGTPLLRPVGGSAGVPR from the coding sequence ATGAGCAGGATCGTCATTCTCGTCATCGACGGCTTCGGGGTCGGCGCGATGCCCGATGCGGCGGTTTCGCGGCCCGGTGACGCTGCCGCCGATACGCTGGGCCACCTTCTCGACGATCATCGTGCGGCCACCGGTCGCCGGCTCCCGCTGCCCGTCCTGGAAGCTTTCGGCCTCGGTCTCGTGCACCCGCATCCGGACCTCGCATCGACGCCGTCCCTCCCGGTGGCCGGGGGCCGTGCCGAGCTCGGCTACCCGGGCGCCGATACGTACGCCGGGCACCAGACGATGGTGGGAGCCGACTTCAGCCGGGTGGCCGTGGCCCGGCTCGCCGACCATCTCGGCGAGGTCGCGGCGGCCCTCCGGGCGAGCGGGCGCCGTACGGAGTTGCTCGCCGGGCGTCCCCTGCTGGTCGTGGGCGGGGGGATTCTCGTCCACGACAACCTCGAAGCGGACCCGGGCGTCAACTGGAACGTCTCCGGCCTGCTGGAGGACAGCCCCTTCACGGAGATCCTCGACATCGCACGGGTGGTGCGTTCGGTGGCGCCCGTCGCCCGGGTGATCGCCGTGGGCGGCCGTGCCGACGGCCCGCTGGACACCTTCGTACGCGACGGTGACCTCGGCACGGTCGGGCTGGACACCCCGGCGTGCGGTTTCTACCGGAACGGCGGGCTGGCGGTGCAGCACCTCGGGGCGCCGCTCGATCATTCCCGTCGGCTGCCGGAGCTGGCGGCCGGGGCCGGTGTCCCCGTGACTCTCGTGGGCAAGGCCGCGGACGTCCTGGCCTGCGACGCCGCACTGTGCTGCCCCGCCGTCGGCACCACCGAGGTGCTCGGGCTCACCTTCGACGCCGTACGCCGGGCGCCGGACACCGCCCTGATCGTCAGCAACGTCCAGGAGACGGATCTGGCGGGGCACCAGCAGGACGCCCCGCGTTACGCCGACGTGCTCCGGCAGGCCGATGCGGGACTGGGCAGGCTGCTGGGGCTCCTTTCCTCGCCGGGCGATCGCTTGATCGTTACGGGTGATCACGGCAACGACCCGGTCATCGGGCATGCTCACCACACCCGTGAGTACGTACCGGTGCTGATCCACCGCCTCGAGGCCAGGGGGTTCGACCGTCTGCCGACGGCCCGGACCTTGGCGGACGTGGGCGCCACGGCGGCGGCCGCGCTCGGGCTGCGAGCTGCCGAGTTGGGGAAGGGCACGCCTCTGCTGCGGCCGGTGGGCGGATCGGCGGGTGTGCCGCGATGA
- the ffh gene encoding signal recognition particle protein: MFDTLSDRLASTFKNLRGKGRLSEADIDATAREIRIALLEADVALPVVRAFIKQVKERATGAEVSQALNPAQQVIKIVNEELVGILGGETRRLRFAKNPPTVIMLAGLQGAGKTTLAGKLGAWLKQQGHAPLLVACDLQRPNAVNQLSVVAERANVAIFAPEPGNGVGDPVKVAQDSIEFARAKQHDVVIVDTAGRLGIDQELMQQAADIRDAVKPDEVLFVVDAMIGQDAVNTAEAFRDGVGFDGVVLSKLDGDARGGAALSIAHVTGKQIMFASNGEKLDDFDAFHPDRMASRILGMGDMLTLIEKAEQTFSQQEAEKMASKLASSKGKDFTLDDFLAQMEQVRKMGSISKLLGMLPGMGQMKEQINNLDEREVDRTAAIIKSMTPGERQDPTIINGSRRARIAKGSGVDVSAVKNLVERFFDARKMMSKMAQGGGMPGMPGMPGMPGMGGGAKKKKQQKQAKGKRKSGNPMKRKAEEEAAAARREAAQSGNPLGLPQGDDAKNFELPDEFKKFMG, from the coding sequence GTGTTCGATACGCTTTCCGACCGCTTGGCGAGTACTTTCAAAAACCTCCGGGGCAAAGGCCGCTTGAGCGAGGCGGACATCGACGCCACGGCGCGCGAGATCCGTATCGCCCTGCTGGAGGCCGACGTCGCGCTGCCCGTCGTCCGGGCCTTCATCAAGCAGGTCAAGGAGCGGGCGACCGGCGCCGAGGTCTCCCAGGCGCTCAACCCCGCCCAGCAGGTCATCAAGATCGTCAACGAGGAGCTCGTCGGCATCCTCGGCGGCGAGACCCGCCGGCTGCGGTTCGCCAAGAACCCCCCGACGGTCATCATGCTCGCCGGTCTGCAGGGTGCCGGTAAGACGACCCTCGCCGGAAAGCTCGGCGCCTGGCTCAAGCAGCAGGGCCACGCGCCGCTGCTCGTCGCCTGTGACCTCCAGCGCCCCAACGCCGTCAACCAGCTCTCGGTCGTCGCCGAGCGCGCCAACGTCGCGATCTTCGCGCCCGAGCCGGGCAACGGCGTCGGCGACCCGGTCAAGGTCGCTCAGGACTCGATCGAGTTCGCCCGTGCCAAGCAGCACGACGTGGTCATCGTCGACACCGCGGGCCGCCTCGGCATCGACCAGGAACTGATGCAGCAGGCCGCGGACATCCGCGACGCGGTCAAGCCGGACGAGGTCCTGTTCGTCGTCGACGCCATGATCGGCCAGGACGCGGTCAACACCGCTGAGGCGTTCCGCGACGGCGTCGGCTTCGACGGCGTCGTGCTCTCCAAGCTGGACGGCGACGCCCGCGGTGGTGCCGCGCTCTCCATCGCGCACGTCACCGGCAAGCAGATCATGTTCGCCTCCAACGGCGAGAAGCTGGACGACTTCGACGCGTTCCACCCGGACCGCATGGCGTCCCGCATCCTCGGCATGGGCGACATGCTCACGCTGATCGAGAAGGCGGAGCAGACCTTCAGCCAGCAAGAGGCCGAGAAGATGGCCTCCAAGCTGGCGAGCAGCAAGGGCAAGGACTTCACCCTCGACGACTTCCTGGCCCAGATGGAGCAGGTCCGCAAGATGGGCTCCATCTCCAAGCTGCTCGGCATGCTGCCCGGTATGGGGCAGATGAAGGAGCAGATCAACAACCTGGACGAGCGTGAGGTCGACCGTACGGCCGCGATCATCAAGTCGATGACGCCCGGCGAGCGCCAGGACCCGACGATCATCAACGGCTCGCGCCGGGCCCGTATCGCCAAGGGCTCCGGTGTCGATGTCAGCGCGGTCAAGAACCTGGTCGAGCGCTTCTTCGACGCCCGCAAGATGATGTCCAAGATGGCCCAGGGCGGCGGTATGCCGGGAATGCCCGGCATGCCCGGGATGCCGGGCATGGGCGGCGGTGCCAAGAAGAAGAAGCAGCAGAAGCAGGCCAAGGGCAAGCGCAAGAGCGGCAACCCCATGAAGCGGAAGGCTGAGGAGGAGGCCGCTGCCGCACGCCGCGAGGCCGCACAGTCCGGCAACCCGCTGGGCCTGCCGCAGGGCGACGACGCGAAGAACTTCGAACTCCCCGACGAGTTCAAGAAGTTCATGGGCTAG
- a CDS encoding [protein-PII] uridylyltransferase: MRLLQAPGPGGPERRSALARLTDDWLARLFRSAAGGAEAGSGLALVAVGGYGRGELSPRSDLDLLLLHDGKAGARTVAALADQLWYPVWDLNLALDHSVRTPSEARKAARDDLKVQLGLLDARHLAGDPNLTSALRGTALADWREQAPKRLPELHEMCRERASRQGELQYLLEPDLKEARGGLRDATALRAVAASWLADAPREGLEAAHTRLLDVRDALHLTTGRATDRLALQEQDQVAEALGVLDADVLLRQVYESARTISYASDITWREVGRVLRSRSVRPVLRGLLKGRTAGGGTGRGERSPLAEGVVELDGEAVLARTARPEHDPVLPLRAAAAAAQAGLPLSRHAVRRLRTAATTRPLPVPWPAEAREQLITLLGAGAQTVPVWEALEAEGIVSRLLPDWERVRCRPQRNAVHRWTVDRHLIETAVRASALTRRVHRPDLLLIAALLHDIGKGWPGDHSVSGETIARDMAARIGFDARDVAVIATLVRHHLLLIETATRRDLGDPATVEAVADTVGTIGTLELLHALTEADALATGPAAWSTWRGSLVADLVKRVTARLAGEAVPEGRTMDEPTAEQERLAVEAWRSGGPVLALHTRAEGQGETEYASKAAGADGDVVVDMGTGPDVAPEPEPVGVELLMAVPDQPGVLPTAAGVLAMHRLTVRAADLRSVDPIGEGPVLLLSWRVAAEYGSLPQTVRLRADLVRALDGSLDVPARLAEREQAYARRSRGVQAPPPRVTVAPGSSQSATVIEVRAQDAQGLLHRIGRALEAAGVTVRSAHVSTLGANAVDAFYVTTEKGEPLPDAAATEVAQAVERALKQ; encoded by the coding sequence CTGCGGCTCCTCCAGGCCCCCGGGCCGGGTGGCCCCGAGCGCCGGTCCGCCCTCGCCCGCCTCACCGACGACTGGCTGGCCCGTCTCTTCCGCAGCGCGGCAGGCGGAGCCGAGGCCGGCTCCGGCCTCGCGCTCGTCGCCGTCGGTGGCTACGGCCGCGGTGAACTCTCCCCCCGCAGCGACCTCGACCTGCTCCTGCTGCACGACGGCAAAGCCGGTGCCCGTACGGTGGCCGCCCTCGCCGACCAGCTCTGGTACCCGGTCTGGGACCTGAACCTCGCCCTGGACCACTCGGTACGCACGCCCTCCGAAGCGCGCAAGGCCGCTCGCGATGACCTCAAGGTCCAACTCGGTCTCCTGGACGCCCGCCACCTGGCCGGTGACCCGAACCTGACGAGCGCCCTGCGCGGCACCGCCCTGGCCGACTGGCGTGAACAGGCCCCCAAACGCCTGCCGGAGCTGCACGAGATGTGCCGCGAACGCGCGTCCCGCCAGGGCGAGTTGCAGTACCTGCTGGAACCGGACCTGAAGGAGGCCAGGGGCGGGCTGCGGGACGCCACCGCACTCCGCGCGGTGGCCGCCTCCTGGCTGGCCGACGCGCCGCGCGAGGGCTTGGAGGCGGCCCACACCCGCCTGCTGGACGTCCGCGACGCCCTGCACCTGACGACCGGCCGCGCCACCGACCGGCTCGCACTCCAGGAACAGGACCAGGTGGCCGAGGCGCTCGGTGTGCTGGACGCGGACGTACTGCTGCGGCAGGTCTACGAATCCGCGCGCACCATCTCGTACGCGAGTGACATCACCTGGCGCGAAGTCGGGCGGGTGCTGCGGTCCCGCTCCGTCCGCCCCGTTCTGCGCGGACTGCTGAAGGGCCGTACGGCCGGTGGTGGTACGGGCCGGGGCGAACGGTCGCCGCTCGCCGAGGGCGTGGTCGAGCTGGACGGCGAAGCCGTACTGGCCCGTACGGCGCGACCCGAACACGACCCGGTCCTTCCACTGCGCGCCGCCGCTGCCGCGGCACAGGCCGGGCTGCCGCTGTCCCGGCACGCCGTACGCCGGCTGCGCACGGCCGCCACCACCCGCCCCCTGCCCGTGCCGTGGCCGGCCGAGGCGCGGGAACAACTGATCACCTTGCTGGGCGCGGGCGCCCAGACCGTCCCCGTATGGGAGGCGCTGGAGGCGGAGGGAATCGTCAGCCGGCTGCTGCCCGACTGGGAGCGGGTGCGCTGCCGGCCCCAGCGCAACGCCGTGCACCGGTGGACCGTGGACCGGCACCTGATCGAGACGGCCGTCCGCGCCTCGGCGCTCACCCGCCGCGTGCACCGCCCCGACCTCCTGCTGATCGCGGCCCTGCTGCACGACATCGGCAAGGGCTGGCCCGGCGACCACTCCGTCTCCGGCGAGACCATCGCCCGGGACATGGCGGCCCGGATCGGTTTCGACGCCCGCGACGTGGCGGTGATCGCCACGCTCGTACGGCATCATCTGCTGCTCATCGAGACCGCCACCCGCCGGGACCTGGGCGATCCGGCGACGGTGGAGGCGGTCGCGGACACGGTGGGCACCATCGGCACGCTGGAACTGCTGCACGCCCTCACCGAGGCCGACGCGCTGGCCACTGGCCCGGCGGCCTGGAGCACCTGGCGCGGGTCGCTCGTCGCGGACCTGGTGAAACGTGTCACGGCGCGACTGGCGGGAGAGGCCGTGCCGGAGGGGCGCACGATGGATGAGCCGACCGCCGAGCAGGAACGCCTGGCCGTCGAGGCGTGGCGCAGTGGCGGCCCGGTGCTGGCCCTGCACACACGGGCGGAGGGCCAGGGGGAAACGGAGTATGCCTCCAAGGCCGCTGGTGCGGACGGAGACGTCGTCGTGGATATGGGCACGGGGCCGGACGTCGCGCCCGAGCCGGAGCCGGTGGGCGTCGAGCTGCTGATGGCCGTACCGGATCAGCCCGGCGTGCTCCCCACCGCCGCGGGCGTCCTGGCCATGCACCGCCTCACCGTCCGCGCCGCCGACCTGCGCAGCGTGGACCCCATCGGCGAGGGCCCGGTCCTGCTGCTGAGCTGGCGGGTGGCCGCCGAATACGGCTCGCTCCCGCAGACCGTACGGCTCAGGGCGGACCTCGTACGGGCCCTGGACGGCTCGCTGGACGTACCGGCCCGGCTGGCGGAGCGCGAGCAGGCATACGCACGCCGCTCGCGTGGTGTGCAGGCCCCGCCGCCCCGGGTGACCGTCGCCCCCGGAAGCTCGCAGTCGGCAACCGTGATCGAGGTAAGGGCCCAGGACGCGCAGGGCCTGTTGCATCGCATCGGCCGCGCACTGGAGGCCGCGGGCGTCACCGTACGCAGCGCCCACGTGAGCACGCTGGGAGCGAACGCGGTGGATGCGTTCTATGTCACCACCGAGAAGGGCGAACCACTGCCGGACGCGGCGGCCACAGAGGTGGCCCAGGCGGTGGAGCGCGCATTGAAGCAGTGA
- a CDS encoding P-II family nitrogen regulator produces the protein MKLITAVIKPYRLDEVKEALQSFGVQGLTVTEASGYGRQRGHTEVYRGAEYTVDLVPKVRIEVLVDDADAAELMDIVVKAARTGKIGDGKVWSVPVEEAVRVRTGERGPDAL, from the coding sequence GTGAAGCTCATCACGGCAGTGATCAAGCCGTACCGGCTCGACGAGGTGAAGGAGGCCCTGCAGTCGTTCGGCGTACAGGGCCTGACCGTCACCGAGGCCAGCGGATACGGCCGGCAGCGCGGCCACACGGAGGTGTACCGGGGCGCGGAGTACACCGTCGACCTGGTGCCGAAGGTCCGCATCGAGGTGCTGGTGGACGACGCGGACGCCGCAGAACTGATGGACATCGTGGTCAAGGCGGCCCGCACCGGCAAGATCGGCGACGGAAAGGTGTGGAGCGTCCCCGTCGAGGAGGCGGTCCGCGTGCGCACGGGGGAGCGGGGGCCGGACGCGTTGTAG
- a CDS encoding ammonium transporter: MPPGIMTLAADKATLSPANTGFMLICTALVMLMTPALAFFYGGMVRVKSVLNMLMMSFISLGIVTVLWVLYGFGLAFGQDNGGFLGWTGDFAGLGGIGLTELWGTTTIPVYVFAVFQLMFAVITPALISGALADRVKFTAWALFIALWATVVYFPVAHWVWAEGGWLFDLGVIDFAGGTAVHINAGAAALGVILVVGKRIGFKKDPMRPHSLPLVMLGAGLLWFGWFGFNAGSWLNNDDGVGAVAFVDTQVATAAAMLGWLGYEKLRHGSFTTLGAASGAVAGLVAITPACGAVSPLGAIAVGVIAGVLCAMAVGLKYRFGYDDSLDVVGVHLVGGVVGSLLIGLFATGGVQSDAKGLFYGGGLEQLGKQAVGVVCVLSYSLVVSFLLAKIIDWVMGFRVSEDEEVAGVDQAAHAETAYDFGGTGGGAVARPGAGAAAGGAPSHGDGPGRSKHQDTAAASGKAPASGETSASGKEKSVDA; the protein is encoded by the coding sequence ATGCCCCCAGGCATCATGACGCTCGCAGCAGACAAGGCCACCCTGAGTCCGGCCAACACCGGATTCATGCTGATCTGCACCGCACTGGTGATGCTCATGACCCCCGCGCTCGCCTTCTTCTACGGCGGCATGGTCCGGGTCAAGAGCGTCCTGAACATGCTGATGATGAGCTTCATCAGCCTGGGCATCGTCACCGTCCTATGGGTCCTTTACGGCTTCGGGCTGGCCTTCGGCCAGGACAACGGCGGCTTCCTCGGCTGGACCGGCGACTTCGCCGGGCTCGGCGGCATCGGCCTGACCGAACTGTGGGGCACCACCACCATCCCGGTCTACGTCTTCGCGGTCTTCCAGCTGATGTTCGCGGTGATCACACCCGCGCTGATCAGCGGCGCCCTCGCGGACCGGGTGAAGTTCACCGCCTGGGCGCTGTTCATCGCCCTGTGGGCCACCGTCGTCTACTTCCCCGTCGCGCACTGGGTGTGGGCCGAGGGCGGCTGGCTCTTCGACCTGGGCGTCATCGACTTCGCCGGCGGCACGGCCGTCCACATCAACGCGGGCGCCGCGGCACTCGGCGTGATCCTCGTGGTCGGCAAGCGCATCGGTTTCAAGAAGGACCCGATGCGGCCGCACAGCCTGCCGCTGGTGATGCTCGGCGCCGGACTCCTGTGGTTCGGCTGGTTCGGCTTCAACGCGGGCTCCTGGCTCAACAACGACGACGGGGTGGGCGCGGTCGCCTTCGTCGACACCCAGGTCGCCACGGCCGCCGCGATGCTCGGCTGGCTCGGCTACGAAAAGCTGCGGCATGGCTCCTTCACCACCCTGGGCGCGGCGTCCGGCGCGGTGGCAGGACTGGTCGCGATCACTCCGGCGTGCGGCGCGGTCAGCCCGCTCGGCGCCATCGCGGTCGGCGTGATCGCCGGTGTGCTGTGCGCGATGGCGGTCGGGCTGAAGTACCGCTTCGGATACGACGACTCCCTCGACGTGGTGGGCGTCCACCTCGTCGGCGGCGTCGTCGGCTCCCTGCTCATCGGCCTGTTCGCGACCGGCGGCGTGCAGAGCGACGCCAAGGGCCTCTTCTACGGCGGCGGTCTCGAACAGCTGGGCAAGCAGGCCGTGGGCGTCGTCTGCGTCCTGTCGTACTCCTTGGTCGTCTCCTTCCTCCTGGCCAAGATCATCGACTGGGTGATGGGCTTCCGGGTCTCCGAGGACGAGGAGGTCGCGGGCGTCGACCAGGCCGCGCACGCGGAGACGGCGTACGACTTCGGCGGTACGGGCGGAGGCGCGGTGGCGCGCCCGGGAGCGGGGGCGGCCGCGGGCGGCGCTCCGTCCCACGGCGACGGCCCGGGCCGGTCGAAGCACCAGGACACGGCCGCGGCTTCCGGTAAGGCACCGGCCTCCGGAGAAACGTCGGCTTCCGGCAAGGAAAAGAGTGTGGACGCGTGA
- the nsdA gene encoding transcriptional repressor NsdA: MGGSGGTGADKRPNEPLGSWFVRSGWSKGELARQVNRRARQMGAHHISTDTSRVRRWLDGEQPREPIPRILSELFSERFGCVVGIEDLGLRSAHQSPSVSGVDLPWAGPQTVSLISEFSRSDLMLARRGFLGTSLALAAGPALIEPMQRWLVPVSPGQAAAAQQAAQERSRRSNRLSKPELDLLESTTVMFRQWDAQCGGGLRRKAVVGQLHEVTDLLQEPQSEEVSKRLFKVAAELAELAGWMSYDIGLQPTAQKYFVLALHASKEAGDRPLGSYILSSMSRQMIHLDRPDDALELIHLAQYGSRESATPRTQAMLYAMEARAYASMGQPGKVKRAVRMAEDTYSDVAPGEPEPDWIRFFSEAELNAENAHSYRDLAYVAGRSPTYASLANPVMQRAVELFAKDAEHQRSYALNLIGMATVHLLQKEPEQCAVLAQQAIPLAKKVRSERVNTRLRKTVDTAARNFENVSEVIQLSEELAEQLPETGAEAV, encoded by the coding sequence GTGGGCGGCAGTGGCGGCACCGGCGCTGACAAGCGCCCCAACGAACCGTTGGGCTCATGGTTCGTGCGCAGCGGCTGGTCGAAGGGCGAGCTGGCACGACAGGTCAACCGGCGCGCACGCCAGATGGGCGCGCACCACATCAGCACCGACACCTCGCGCGTACGGCGCTGGCTGGACGGCGAGCAGCCGCGCGAGCCGATCCCGCGCATCCTCTCCGAGCTGTTCTCGGAACGGTTCGGCTGCGTGGTCGGCATCGAGGACCTCGGGCTGCGCTCGGCGCACCAGTCCCCTTCCGTGTCCGGCGTCGACCTGCCCTGGGCAGGCCCGCAGACGGTCTCCCTGATCAGCGAGTTCTCCCGCAGCGACCTGATGCTGGCGCGGCGCGGCTTCCTGGGCACCTCCCTGGCGCTGGCCGCCGGGCCCGCCCTCATCGAGCCGATGCAGCGCTGGCTGGTGCCGGTCTCCCCGGGCCAGGCGGCCGCCGCCCAGCAGGCCGCGCAGGAGCGCTCCCGGCGCTCCAACCGGCTGTCGAAACCGGAACTGGACCTGCTGGAGTCGACGACCGTGATGTTCCGCCAGTGGGACGCCCAGTGCGGTGGCGGCCTGCGCCGCAAGGCGGTGGTCGGCCAGCTCCACGAGGTCACCGACCTGCTCCAGGAACCGCAGAGCGAAGAAGTCTCCAAGCGGCTTTTCAAGGTCGCCGCCGAACTGGCCGAACTGGCCGGCTGGATGAGCTACGACATCGGACTGCAGCCCACAGCTCAGAAGTACTTCGTGCTCGCGCTGCACGCCTCCAAGGAAGCCGGCGACCGCCCGCTCGGCTCGTACATCCTCTCCAGCATGAGCCGCCAGATGATCCACCTCGACCGCCCCGACGACGCCCTGGAGCTCATCCACCTCGCGCAGTACGGCAGCCGCGAATCGGCTACGCCCCGCACCCAGGCGATGTTGTATGCGATGGAGGCGCGGGCGTACGCGAGCATGGGCCAGCCGGGCAAGGTCAAGCGGGCCGTGCGGATGGCCGAGGACACCTACTCCGACGTGGCGCCCGGCGAGCCCGAGCCGGACTGGATCCGCTTCTTCTCGGAGGCCGAGCTGAACGCGGAGAACGCCCACTCCTACCGCGACCTCGCCTACGTCGCCGGGCGCAGCCCCACGTACGCCTCCCTCGCCAATCCGGTGATGCAGCGGGCGGTGGAGCTCTTCGCCAAGGACGCGGAGCACCAGCGTTCCTACGCCCTCAACCTGATCGGGATGGCGACCGTGCACCTGCTCCAGAAGGAGCCGGAACAGTGCGCGGTCCTGGCGCAGCAGGCCATACCCCTGGCGAAGAAGGTCCGCTCGGAGCGGGTCAACACCCGGCTGCGCAAGACCGTGGACACCGCCGCGCGCAACTTCGAGAACGTCTCCGAGGTGATCCAGCTCAGCGAGGAACTGGCCGAGCAACTGCCGGAGACCGGCGCGGAGGCCGTCTGA